The genomic segment ATTCAGACATGTCTTCCTGATTTGGAATCAAGAAGAACTTAGATAACATTGAAAGTCTATTACCAAGAGAATCAGGAACACAAAAGTGAGCTGGAATGTTCAACAGAACGATTTGACACATTTTCAGAACAAACTCCCCATTGTATTCTTGCCAACTTGCTGGGTTAGCAAAAGGAAATGCTTCACAATGAAACCACACTATTGTTACACAGTTATTCTGTGTCTTATTACAAAACCCACCGCAGAGAGTCGTCCATCAGTGCAGTGTGCTCATACAGAGGGGGATCAGAGGGCCTTAAGAGTCAGGGTTTAATTCAAATTCAAAGAACTTTATTCTTCCTGTGAGGGAACTTCATTTGTGGTCAGGCACATACAAACAAGACATACTTCAACAATCAATAGATAGTAATCACGTACGAGAATAAATCAATTcttaaaagctataaaaacccTGCTAGTATGGGTGGAGGCGTAGGTAGGGTTGGAGGTGTGGGTATGGAGAATTGATTGTTAGTTTGGGGAAAGTAAATAGGTTGAAGTCTGAAGTGATGTTGGGTTGGGTGGGATGGGGAGGGCTTACTGTTTATTCACCAGCCTGATGGATGCTGGACCAAAGGTGGACATGGCTCGTTTGGTTCTTAGGGGCAGGGACCGAAGTCTCCTTCCTGAAGGTAGCAGATGGTACTGGTTGTTGAGGTTATGGGCAGGGTCCGACATGATCCGTCTGCTTTTCCTGATGGCCTGTTTTTCGTGCATGGCTGTGAGAGTAGTCTGTGGCTGTCCAATGATCTTCCTGCTCATCTTCATGATCCCGTTGAGGGGACATTTGTTCACCTCTCTCAGGAAACCCAACCATGCCAGGATGCTGAAGGTGAGGGTGGGTTTAAGGAAGCAGTTGTAAAGTGACTGCAGTATTGACACGTCGACTTGTAGCCGTCGTAGCCTCCGAAGAAAGTCCAGGTGTTGTTGACATTTCTTGGAGATGCGGTCTGTCTTACTTCTGAAGGTGAACTTGTGATCAATGATGGAACCGAGGCATTGGTATTCTCCCAGTCTCTCGATTATCTGCCCATCTACCTGAAGAGcaggggggctggtggaggagcacCTGGTATTGATGACCCTCCCATTGGTTTTAGGGATGTTCAAGGTGGGATTGTTATCCCTGCACCAGAGAGAGAAGTCGTCCACCGCAGACTGCAGTTGCTGCGCTGAGTTGGTGGTATCCACGATGACTGTTTCGTCAGAGTATTTGATAAGCACCTTGTCAGGATTCTCACTTCTTTCGTCGTTGGAGAAGAGGGTGAACAGGACTGGGGAGATCACAGAGTCTTGAGGACATTCTGTGGAGAAGGTTCTGAGGGTTATCTATTGGTACCGGCTAATACTTGTCCAAAGTTGCCCAGAATATTTAAGTCCATGAGGAGAAAAGCAGAGTCCTCCACCACTCCAAAGGGGAACACCTTCATATAGAAAGCCGAGAACAGGTCTTGGCTCAGATTCTATCCCATGTAGTTTTTTCAGAAAACTCACATCACTAGTTTATAAAAAACACGTGTATTATAAATTCCAGAGTTGTGTACGGGGCAATGAACCAGGTTGGAGGGTTCTCTCACGCCACACTGTCTCCCAGtcattcctctctcccctgggGAAGATGAATGTACCCCAAATCAGTTGAATTATTGGTCTATTTTTGGAGGTAAAGGTTAGCTGCGATATTTAGGTTTTAGTCTATGCAGAAGATCTGTCACATCGACATGCTACCTTTATTCAACAATACTTtgaagaagatgaggaagtCCAGATAAAGCCGAACGGGGTTGGCCATCATTTAGTGAAGAAGACATAACAGAGGAGTTTCAGTAAGACGGCGTACATGTCATATTCCCGGTGGTGCAGGTCGGTGTATATGTTCGGGTCTCGGCTAACAGAGGATATCACTTGGCTTCCAGATCAGCCTCTGAGCTGTGGCGAGCTACACGTAGGGAAGCTTGATGCGTGAAGCGTATTGATTATAGTCTCACGGCTTCCAGAACAGTATCAGGAAGTGTCGCAAGCCGAAGGGAGAGGCGGGTTAGCGCCCCTCGGTTTGGAAACCGCACTGAACACAAAACAAAGTTACCCTTCTTTGTCCACAACATGGCGCCGCTCTGTGGCGAGTTTGGTCTTTAAAGAACCACCCACTGTGACCAGATAGAGGCCAACTGCCCTtcaacctggtggtggtggacgaccAACCCAACAGAGAACCACTGATGTACTCCGCACACGCTCCGCCGGGAGACATTATTAATGTACATTTGTACACTTCATTGACCTCATAATAAGTTGATTAGGAAGTCGATGCTCTTGaactccctgtccacgcccccTAGTGGCCTGAAGGCAAAAGGCATGTGCTGAGAATGCCAATGTGTTGTTCTGGCCTGCATATTGATACGGTTTAGAAACCTCACTGAACACAAAACAATTCATTGAGTCCACAACATGGCGCCATTCTGTGGTGAGTTTGGTCTTTAAAGAACCACCGACTGTTAGTCAGTTGTCCTTCCACCTGGAGGTGAAGTGCAGTCAAACCAACAGAAACTGTGAGGTTTTCTCTGCCCAAGCTGCCTTCTTTGTCTGTTCTGGGGCGGCTCAATTAATAAccatttttacaaaataaacatcaCTGACTTAGCCGGGTTTTTCAAATGGTGTTTCGATGGGGCGGTCTCTTAAATGACTCTGATTGATGCATGATTGGCCAATTGCTGCATGAAGGCTAAGTATTGGTGGGTACACTTGCATGCTGCTCGTTCCCTTTCTGCCAATTAATTTTTTTGCTATTTCCAAACATTAGCATAAAAGGACAAAAGACATATcatgttatattttttatagtGGAATGGTTTTCCAAGACCTTTCAAAGCAGCAATGAGGAAGAGTAAAGTTGAAGTAAGTTGCAACACCCATGTGTTTGTGGAACACACACTTCCcctatatcacacacacaccctccgaTAAAACACACTCGCAAAAACATACACTTATTctttccaaaacacacacacacacacgcacacacgcacccacgcgcacgcacgtgcacacacgcacacacacgcacacacaaacacgcacaaaagacatagacacacacaaaaacacccttAAATATCCAATATTTATGTGCATTACATGACCTTTCTCTGTATATCTAAATTCTTTGCACAATTTAAAAATGGAAATGAACCTGTACTGTATAGTAAAAAATGTATCCattcaaataaatgtaatgtactGTCCTGTTTCATTTATAAATCTGGCATtctaagaaaaaataataataatatgtatgCAGTTACTACAATATAAACGTaactattaattattaatattaataactaTGTTATTGATAACTAGAGAGAACCATATCAATAACTATTCATAACTTTATAAATATACGTGATGATCTGCTTTTGTGTACTCAGAATCAAAAGAGATATGATGGCAGGCAGCGTGGGCTGGTTACTGTGAGTCTGTGCCAATACAGTGGAATGATACAAATGACATAATTGCAGTCCTTTATTCCATTATATTTTTCACTTCCAATTAATTACTATCTATGTTCAATTCAACATATTTGTTACATTTAATATAATTCAGACTAAATAATCATCATGTTTTGAGTGTCGAGCAGCACTCAGTGTAATTCAGGACCCTGCAGGAAGATGGCGCCACAGTCAGGATCACACGGCCATGTAGCGCAGGATGATCACGTCACTGTCCTGGACAACGTAGTTGTAGAGTCCTGAGAAACCAGATGAAGCACATCTAAATATCAGCAGCCAATAAAATGTTACCATATGTATggatatatgtttgtgtgtgtgtgtgtgtgtgtgtgtgtgtgtgtgtgtgtgtgtgtgtgtgtgtgtgtgtgtgtgtgtgcgtgtgcgtgtgtgtgtgtgtgtgtgtgtacgtgttgtaGTGCTCTCAGCTTACCAACAGGTGTGATCATGTTGTGGTTTTTTACCAGAATTTGCCAGAAGCTGTTCTCAGTTTTGGTCTTAATATTATTACCAAAAGTCACCCGGGTCAAATAGGGTGGCAATCCAAATCTGCCTCCAGTTTCGAAACTGTAACAAGGACACAGAAATAGACAACAGGTAAATTAGATTAATACATAATGACCATCTGGATTTATGAAATGAAGTAGTATTTTAAATCGTTGAATCTTTCAGATTATGTAGAGGAAGTAAACTGGGATGCAGGACTCAGTTTCCATGCACCAGATGATTGATGAATGAGAATTGAGGACCTAAAAAGGGCACATTTTGGCTACACAACCTACCTGAAGTTTGAGACGGAATCTTTCAAATCATTCAATGCCCACACGAGTTGCTGGTTGCAGTCCGTAGAAGGTTTGTATTCAACAGTATTTCCATCAGCAGTCACCGTCAGTTTAAAGTTCACTTCAACAGCACAAGGAAAAGCATAAGGAGCAAGTAGTAGACGTATAAAACCAAGTCTAGATATGGATGAGTAATGAAAAGACCCTTATGTTAGTCCAAAGTCCGATGGCTAACCCAAACCTTAAAAGTGGGAGGTTGTGTATCTCCTACCTTGAGCCATGTCTTGAAGGTTGATCACTGGTTGTGTTCTTCGGCAGCGATGGGAATCGTTGGTGGGGTTACTGCTCTTGGGGCCCCTGCTTTTATACAAAACCTGTGGACTCACCTTGTCCAGGAATGCACCACTCAGGACGGCTCTGCTAAGAGATCTGAAAAACATACACCGGTCTGACGACTCTTATTACTTTGGAATCACGAAGAATTGGGGTTGATTGACAGCTGATAACATATTTCCGTAACTGGAGCATGACCCCCCAGAGCAGGTAATAAAATGGAAGTTTAATCTGTAAAGGCCTGCTTTCGCTTAGGATCTTTAGCGAACATCACTGCTCACTATGTGTCATTATGATTTTGAGCAGCATTAAGATCTGCATTACTGATACTGTGGCTGCACTAGACTATATAAGTCTACTACATGTTCCCAATGCTTGTCCTTGTCCTGTTGAGATGATCGTTGAACTCGTAGTGAAGACTGCTGATGGACCTGTGAAGGTGAGTTTCAGACCTTCTGCAAACCAACAGCAGGTCCTCCAGTGGGCATTGGTTTACTTTTCGACAACAGCGTCACCCTTCAGGCATGCAGTCAAAATGTGTTGTACTTCCTCAATCTTCATTCATCAATGATCTGGTGCATGGAAACAGACCTAGTCACCCCGTCCAGGTTTACCTTCTCTTGATAATCTCAAAGATTCCACGATTGAAACCCTTTAAAAAATGAACACTTTACTTCAGACATCTGGTTGGTAGTTATGAAGAAATTAATTTGAGTGTGTATTATGTCAGCATACTCTTTGTAGTCTATGGAGTTCTGGGCCAGGTGGTCTTTGGTTGGCAAAGGACACCTTGTctattctgaccaatcagaaaaACACAAGCAACAGGTTCCACACCTGACACCTGTTGGTCGTCAGGTGTGTGAAACATCGTGCGTCATTCAGACATGTCTTCCTGATTTGGAATCAAGAAGAACTTAGATAACATTGAAAGTCTGTTACCAAGAGAGTCAGAAATACAAAAGTGAGCTGGAATGATCAACAGCACGATTTGACTCCTTTTCAGAACAAACTCCCCATTGTATTCTTGCCAACTTGCTGGGTTAGCAAAAGGAAATACTTCACAATGAAACCACGCTATTGTTACACACTGTTATTCTGTGTCTTATTACAAAACCCACCGCAGAGAGCCGTCCATCAGTGCAGTGCGCTCATACAGAGGGGGATCAGAGGGCATTAAGAGTCAGGGTTTAATTCAAATTCAAAGAACTTTATTCTTCCTGTGAGGGAACTTCATTTGTGGTCAGGCACATACAAACAAGACATACTTCAACAATCAAAAGTTAGTAATCACGCACGAGAATAAATCAATTCTTAAAAGCAATAAAAACCCTGTGGGTATGGGTGGAGGCGTAGGTAGGGTTGGAGGTGTGGGAAGGGAGAGTAGATTGTTAGTTTGGGGGAAAGTAAATAGGTTGAAGTCTGAAGTGATGTTGGGTTGGCTGGGATGGGGAGGGCTTACTGTTTATTCACCAGCCTGATGGATGCTGGACCAAAGGTGGACATGGCTGGTTTGGTTCTTAGGGGCAGGGACCGAAGTCTCCTTCCAGAAGGTAGCAGATGGTACTGGTTGATGAGGTTATGGGTGGGGTCCGACATGATCCGTCTAGTTTTCCTGATGGCCTGTTTTTCGTGCATGGCTGTGAGAGTAGTCTGTGGCTGTCCAATGATCTTCCCGCTCATCTTCATGATCCCGTTGAGGGGACATTTGTTCACCTCTCTCAGGGAACCCAACCATGCCAGGATGCTGAAGGTGAGGGTGGGTTTAAGGAAGCAGTTGTAAAGTGACTGCAGTATTGACATGTCGACTTGTAGCCGTCGTAGCCTCCGGAGAAAGTCCAGGTGTTGTAGACATTTCTTGGAGATGCGGTCTGTATGACTTCTGAAGGTGAACTTGTGATCAATGATGGAACCGAGGCATTGGTATTCTCCCAGTCTCTCGATTATCTGCCCATCTACCTGAAGAGcaggggggctggtggaggagcacCTGGAGTTGATGACCCTCCCATTGGTTTTAGGGATGTTCAAGGTGAGATGGTTATCCCTGCACCAGAGAGAGAAGTCGTCCACCACAGACTGCAGTTGCTGCGCTGAGTTGGTGGTATCCACGATGACTGTTTCGTCAGAGTATTTGATAAACACCATATCAGGATTCTCACTTCTTTCGTCGTTTGTGTAGAGGGTGAACAGGACTGGGGAGATCATAGAGTCTTGAGGACATCCTGTGGAGAAGGTTCTGAGGGTTATCTATTGGTACCGGCTAATACTTGTCCAAAGTTGCCCAGAATATTTAAGTCCATGAGGAGAAAAGCGGAGTCCTCCACCACTCCAAAGGGGAACACCTTCATATTGAAAGCCGAGAACAGGTCTTGGCTCAGATTCTATCACGTGTAGTTTTTTCAGAAAACTCACATCACtagtttataaaaaaacacGTAAATGATGAATTCCAGAGTTGTGTACGGGGCAATGAACCAGGTTGGAGGGTTCTCTCACGCCACACTGTCTCCCAGtcattcctctctcccctgggGAAGATGAATATACCCCAAATCAGTTGAATTATTGGTCTATTTTTGGAGGTAAAGGTTAGCTGCGATATTTAGGTTTTAGTCTATGAAGAAGATCTGTCACATCGACATGCTACCTTTATTCAACAATACTTtgaagaagatgaggaagtCCAGATAAAGCCGAACGGGGTTGGCCATCATTTAGTGAAGAAGACATAACAGAGGAGTTTCAGTAAGACGGCGTACATGTCATATTCCCGGTGGTGCAGGTCGGTATATCTGTTCGGGTCTCGGATGACAGAGGATATCACTTGGCTTCCAGATTAGCCTCTGAGGTGGGGCGAGCTACAAGTAGGGAAGCTTGATGCGTGAAGCGTATTGATTATAGTCTCATGGCTTCCGGAACAGTATCAGGAAGTGTCGCAAGCCGAAGGGAGGGGCGGGTTAGCGCCCCTCGGTTTGGAAACCACACTCAACACAAAACAAAGTTACCCTTCTTTGTCCACAACATGGCGCGGCTCTGTGGCGAGTTTGGTCTTTAAAGAACCACCCACTGTGACCAAATGGAGGCCAGCTGCCCTtcaacctggtggtggtggacgaccAACCCAACAGAGAACCACTGATGTACTCCGCACACGCTCCGCCGGGAGGCCTTCTGATCGGGGCCATGACCAAGCTTTTCATATTATGAAAGCAATATTATTATGCATGCATACGATATGAATGTACCTTTATTACACTTCATCGATCTCATAATAAGTTGATGAGAAAGTTGATGTTCTTGAACCCCCTGTCCACGCCCCCTAGTGGCCTGAAGGCAAAAGGCATGTGCTGAGAATGCCAATGTGTTGATCTGGCCTGCATATTGATACGGTTTAGACACCTCACTGAACACAAAACAATTCATTGAGTCCACAACATGGCGCCGTTCTTTGGTGAGTTTGGTCTTTAAAGAACCACCGACTGTTAGTCAGTTGTCCTTCCACCTGGAGGTGAAGTGCAGTCAAACCAACAGAAACTGTGAGGTTTTCTCTGCCCAAGCTGCCTTCAGGGGGGTTCTGTTTGGGGCCAAGGCCAGACTCAACAACTCTAATCCACACTTCAATTAAGTCCCCCCATGTTGTTAAATATcaccttcattcattcatagcaCTTAGGTTTATCTTTGTATTCTGTTTTACCTCTGACCATTCAATTTGTCTCGCTGCAGGCTGCGTCCCCGAataaacaggtgtgtgtgtgtgtgtgtgtgcgtgtgtgtgtgtgtgtgtgtgtgtgtgaacaaagtGCAACACTATTCATTTGTTAATTGCAATCCTTATAGGTGCCACTTCCATGCCAATTTTATATCTAATTTCCATATCAAATCAACAAATTTGTTAAAGTAACAAATATTGCAAGATTGTCGAGCAGCCCTCAGTGTAATTCAGGAATCGGCAGGAAGATGGCGCCACAGTCACAGTTTGATGGTTATGAAGCGCGGGAGGACCTCGTCATCTGGCTGGAATCTTAATGTTTGTCCAACATCCAATggctaacccttaccctaaaagTGAGAGGTTTTGTATCTCCTACCTTGAGCCATGTCTAGAAGGTTGATCTTCACTGGTTGTGTTCTTCTGCAGAGATGGGAATCGTTGGTGAGGTTACTGCTCTTGGGGCCCCTACTTTTAAAGTCAACCTCAGGGAAGACGTTGTGAGGGAAAGAGGATAACCACCCCAGATCAGTTACTGAGCAATACATATGGAGTAATTATTACAACACCATAACACAAATTTACATCTTTCTTGGTCCACAACTTGGAAAGTCATCCATCCCGGATGACCTTGTTGTCTGTGAAACATCCAACGCTGATTCATCATCTCTTCTTACAGTCAAAAATGTTTAAACCTTAACGGGCCTTTGGGACTGCTTCCTAACGCTGGACAATTAAATTAAGTAAAACACAAGGTCAAAAAGTTTACCATATTATAAACATAAAGGTCTTATTCATTAATGTTCTGATTATGATCTAAATTTATGTGTATATTTCTAACATAGCTCTGTTCTCCGGTCCTCCATGGGTAAACATGATGTCATGTGGACTGGGCGCTGTTTGTCCAGGTAGCTGTGTAGCATCTGAGTAAGAATGGTTGCTTATAAGTATCAAAGTAATTAgtatttttttcatctttatttttttggtctttCTAATTTATTCAGTATTTTCTTCGTCTGTTCTGGGGCGGCTCAATTAACAAccatttttacaaaataaacatcaCTGACTTAGACTCTAGAAGATAGCTAAGGAATGGGAAGCCGGGTTTTTCAAATGGTGTTTCCATGGGGCGGTCTCTTTAATGACTCTGATTGATGCATGATTGGCCAATTGCTGCATGAAGGCTAAGTATTGGTGACTCTTGCATGCTGCTCGTTCCCCTTTCTGCCAATTTATTTTTTCGCTATTTACAAACATTAGCATAGAAGGACAAAAgacatattatattttttaagacatagacacacaaaaacacccttAAATATCCAATATTTATGTGCATTATATGACATTTCTCTGTATACATAAATTGTTTGCAcaattttttaaatgtaaatgaaccTGTACAGTATagtaaaaaaatgtatgcattcaAGTAAATGTACTGTCCGGTTTCATTTGgctttttaagaaaaaattgaaataataTGTGTGCAGTTACTATAATATAAACGGaactattaattattaatattaataactaTGTTAATGATAACTAGAAAGAACCATATCAATAACTATTCATAACTATATAAATATACGTGATGATCTGCTTTTGTGTACTCAGAATCAAAAGAGATATGATGGCAGGCAGCGTGGGCTGGTTACTGTGAGTCTGTGCCAATACAGTGGAATGACACAAATGAGATAATTGCAGTCCTTTATTCCATTATATTTTTCACTTCCAATTAATCACTATCTATGTTCAATTCAACATATTTGTTACATTTAATATAATTCAGACTAAATAATCATCATATTAAGGAGTGTCGAGCAGCACTCAGTGTAATCCAGGACCCTGCAGGAAGATGGCGCCACAGTCAGTATCACTTGGCCATGTAACGCAGGATGATCACGTCACTGTCCTGGACAGTGTAGTTGAAGAGTCCTGAGAAACCAGATGAAACACATCTAAATATCAGCAGCCAATATAAAGTTACCAAACTGACAGATATATgtttcaaggtgtgtgtgtgtgtgtgtgtgtgtgtgtgtgtgtgtgtgtgtgtgtgtgtgtgtgtgtgtgtgtgtgcgtgtgcatgtgcgcttgtgcgtgtgtgtgtttctgtcttagTTCTCTCAGCTTACCAGCAGGTGTTGTCATGTTGTGGTTTTGCACCAGAATTTGCCAGAAGCCGGTGTCAGTTTTGGTAATAGTGTCATTACCAAAAGTCACCTGGGTCAAATAAGGTGGCAATCCAAATTTGCCTGCAGTTTTGAAACTGTAATGAGGACACAGAAATAGACAACAGGTAAATTACTTTGATTCATAATGAACATCTGGACTTATGAAATGAAGAATTATAAAAATCTTTTACAAATCAGAAAGAATTGTAAAATCTTTCAGATTATGTAGCGGAAGTAAAATGGGATGCAGGACTTGCTCCGTTTCCATGCACCAGATGATTGATAAATGAGGATTGAGGACATAAAAGGGGCCAACACATTTTGACTACACAACAAACCTGAAGTCTGAGACTGAATCTTCAAATTCATTCAACGCCCAACCGAGTTTCTGGTGGCAGTGCGAAGCAGGTTTGTATTCAGCTTTCTTGTTGCCATTAGCAGTCTCCACCACCAGTTTAAAGCTCACTTCAACAGCACAAGGAAAAGCATTAGGAACAAGTAGTGGACATATAAAGCCTAATCCAGCTATAGTTTGAGAAATGAGTAAAGTCTTGATGTTTGTCCAAAACCCGATggctaacccttaccctaaaagTGAAAGGTGATGTATCTCCTACCTGCAGCCATGTCTAGAAGGTTGATCTTCACTGGTTGTGTTCTTCTGCAGCGATGGGAGTCGTTGGTGAGGTTACTGCTCTTGGTGCCCCTGCTTTTATAGAAAACCCTCAGGGAAGACGTTGTGAGGGCAAGAGGATAACCACCCCAGACTAGTTACTAGGCAATGTGCCAGGGTACTTTGCAATATGCCCAGTAACTCGGCATATTAAGTAATTTTTACAACACCATTACACAGATATACATCTTTCTTCATCCTTACTTTCTTAGTCATCCAGCCCTGATGACTCTGCTATGTTTGTGAAATATCCTACGTTGTTTCTTCATCTTTTCTTGcagtcaaaagtgtttaaacctCAACCTGCCTTTGAGTCTGCATCCTAACGCTGAAcaattaaatgaaataaaacccAGGGTCGAGAGGTTTACCGTATTATAAACATAAAGGTCTTATTCATTGATGTTCTCAAAAtgataaaatgaaaaacataacTCTGTTCTCCCATCCTTCATGTGTAAATATTATGTATTTTTGACAGGGTCGCTGTCTGTCCAGTTAGCTGTGTAGCTTCTGAGTGacaatgtttgtatgtgtgtttatttaaattttGTCGGTCAATCAGTCCGTCTATTTGTctgttttttgtcttgtttttaatgtaattattatttcttcctctgcttcattatttttttctgtatttttgttGCCTTTTTTTTGGCGGCTCCACTTTTATTGTGAAGATGTCACGTCAATATATGTTTCCAtggggcttttattgtgaagatGTCACGTCAATATATGTTTCCATGGGGCTTAAATGACTCTGATTGGTGTGTGATGCTGAAGTCCGTGTTGATTGGACAACTGCTGCATGAAGGGTAAGTATTGGTGAAGACTCTTGCTTACTGCTTATTCTCTACGATCTTTATTCACTACCTACAAAAATTAACATAGAAGGACAGAACACATATCATGTAATAGTTTCTATAGTGGAATGGTGTGGCAAGACCTTTCAAAGCAGCAATGAGGAATAGTAAAGTTGAAGTAGGTTGCAAccgctataacacacacacaccctcccatgAAACATTATTCTTTccaaaacacgcacgcacgcaaacacacacacacacacacacacacacacacacacacacacacacacacacacacacacacacacacacacacacacacacacacacacaaacagacataagaCATCAACACAGAATCTTACTTTTAAGAAAAGAATCAAATAATATGTAGGCAATTTATAGAATATAAACTGAACTATATTAATGCTAGCTATTAATTACTAAATTAATAATAACTATggataacaatataaataactattcataattatataaatatacatgatgatctgtgtttgtgtacttaGATTGAACAGAGATAGGATGGCGGGCAGTGGGGGCTGGTCACTGTGAGTGAGTCGGTGCCAAAGCAGTGGAATGATACCAATGAGATCACTGCATTATTTATTccattatatgtattatttctAAATAATTTCTATGTTGAATTCAAAATATTTGTTACATTTGATATTTTCAGACTAAGTGATGATCATGGAAGATGGTTCAATGATCACCGCCCTATAGCCTTGACGTCAGTGGTGATAAAATGTTTTAAGAGATTGGTAAAAGATTTTATATGTTCATCAACACCTGGCTCATTAGACCCTCTTCAGTTTGCCTATCGACCCATTAGAAGTACTGATGATGCCATATCCCATGTCCTCcacaccactctctcccacctggaCGAAGGGAATGGGAATTACGCACGcctgctgttcattgactatAGCTCGGCCTTTAACACCATTGTGCCGAATATTTTAGTCACCAAACTCAAACATCTAGGTCTTAATACATCTCTCTGCTCCTGGGTTCTCAGCTTTTTGACGGACAGGCCACAGGCGGTGAAGATTGGGAGCTCGACGTCGAATACTGTCACTCTCAACATTGGTGCCCCCCAAGGATGTGTTCTAAGCCCCCTGCTTTATTCCCTATACACCCATGATTGTAAAGCCAAATACAAGTCAAATTTGCGGATGTTACAGTAGTGATTGGACTCATCTCCAACAACGATATGACAGCCTACCTAAATTAATTTAAGATGCTGACATCAAGGTGCAATGACAACTGCCTGAACTGAACATTGCCAAAACAAAGGAATTGGTGGTTGACTTCAGAAGGGACAAGCAGAGGCTACATCACACACCACTGAACATCCAGGGTGCCCTGGTGGAGGCAGTGAGCCACTTTAAATATCTGGGAGTAGTCATCTCTAAGGACCTTTCACGGACATCACACATCTCGCACCTGGTGAAAAAAAGCAAGACAGCGTCTGTACCATCTTAGAAAGCTGAACAAATTCAGAATATCCAGAGAGCTGCAGAAAACAT from the Gadus morhua chromosome 22, gadMor3.0, whole genome shotgun sequence genome contains:
- the LOC115535484 gene encoding uncharacterized protein LOC115535484, translated to MAAVSFKLVVETANGNKKAEYKPASHCHQKLGWALNEFEDSVSDFSFKTAGKFGLPPYLTQVTFGNDTITKTDTGFWQILVQNHNMTTPAGLFNYTVQDSDVIILRYMAK